From a region of the Lactuca sativa cultivar Salinas chromosome 4, Lsat_Salinas_v11, whole genome shotgun sequence genome:
- the LOC111883121 gene encoding uncharacterized protein LOC111883121 — protein MNCNPPVFNKEIDPVLSSTWIMEIEGTFDTSKCADEDKEIYTVTMLKGEAIHWWGMVNEVRGREAAKKMLWDEFMKSFKERFCPQTTIKQLEEEFLRLEQGNMTVREYTTKFTEKARFVEFYVSTEERRVERYTWGIRSAIYEFVEIQKPGTFQSAVDAAEGREWEKNRQGENKDLGKRKLESSNTDSKKGKTSSSYRNYEQQSGIEQCTICKRFHKGECNMNQRTCYKCGKIGHSTSYCKVKSANFMFNQI, from the coding sequence ATGAATTGTAATCCACCTGTATTTAACAAAGAAATTGATCCTGTTTTGTCATCAACATGGATCATGGAGATTGAGGGAACATTTGATACTAGCAAATGTGCGGATGAGGACAAGGAGATTTATACTGTGACAATGTTAAAAGGGGAGGCAATACATTGGTGGGGTATGGTGAACGAAGTTAGGGGGCGTGAGGCGGCCAAGAAGATGTTGTGGGATGAGTTTATGAAAAGCTTCAAAGAAAGGTTTTGTCCTCAAACGACGATCAAGCAATTGGAAGAAGAATTCTTGAGGTTGGAACAAGGGAATATGACAGTGAGAGAGTATACTACTAAGTTCACTGAGAAAGCTAGATTTGTAGAGTTTTATGTGTCTACGGAGGAAAGGAGGGTTGAGAGGTATACTTGGGGAATAAGATCTGCCATTTATGAATTTGTAGAAATTCAGAAACCAGGTACCTTCCAGTCTGCTGTAGACGCTGCGGAAGGCCGAGAGTGGGAAAAGAATCGCCAGGGTGAGAATAAGGATTTAGGGAAAAGGAAGTTGGAAAGTTCAAATACAGACTCAAAGAAAGGCAAGACTTCTAGTTCATATCGTAATTATGAGCAACAGTCTGGGATAGAACAATGTACCATATGCAAACGGTTCCATAAAGGGGAGTGTAATATGAACCAAAgaacttgctacaaatgtggaaagataGGACATAGCACTTCATATTGTAAAGTAAAGAGTGCCAATTTCATgtttaatcaaatatga